The genome window AATATCCATCATGGTAACTTGGGTACTCACTCTCCTAACTCTAAAGAGTCATGAGTTCTAGCAGTGAGGGAGGCGAGGATATTAAATTATCGTGAAATAAATGCGTATGGAGTTGATGGGCCGTAGAGGCGTGGACCAGAGTTGCGACCTTATCTAGCCCGAAGTGCACAGTACCTGTGTGTGGGTTGGATGGGTCCCTAGGCCTAGAAAAATCCCCCGCATAAGCTATTAATAGTTTTCTTTCGTCAAACACCTCAGCATATTACAGAATTTTTACTACAACCTTTTTTCTGTAACTTTTAAATTATGGTTGAAAATCAATCTAACCGCTTTACCAAATGCAACCATGGACGTGAAAATGACAAGCGTGTTCTTATCcctttgagattttttttgtacTGTCTTCTTTTCACTACTTGTAATTTGACAATAAATTAAtgctttattaattaattaaagtaatttaatttatcaaactAGTGGATATGAAAGTTTCGAGATTGAAACAACAGGATATGGTCAAACTTAGGttatttaaatataatatttatttttttatttgcagcAACAATTTTTTGTGCACACAAACAAACCATCGGATTTACACAATGTGCCCGTTTGGTAGAGtaattgtgttgattttcaacgctagcggTTAAGGTGTTGAAAAAAAGCTgaacttaaagctgtgaaataagctgtgaggtgtttggtagagcTGTTAACTATTGTTAGCGGTTAGGCTgggtaaatatattttgtttatattttttcattttaattttttttattcaataaaaaattaattataaatttaataaataaataatgattattaatttataaatatactttattaagtaaaaataataattactttagtttaatatttaaataaatttgtaatataatatatactgcatatataaatgaaagaaaatgtcaaatttaaaatatatattattataattattaatatatatatttataattataaatctaaTTTATTAAGTCTAAATATATCTTAGTTGGGGTATATTAgtaatatttattattcaagTGGTCCCATCATGCTTTTTATTTAAAAAGTGGAAGTTTGACTTTAAAATATGTGGGGCCcgcataaaaaattaaaaaaaaaatgtaaggaCGTTTAACGCCCTCACAATCTCCATTTTGGAGCTTGTGATTTGAGAGCCGCCCTAATACCACCCTCAAATTTCACATGTTTGGTAAAGCGGTCACCAAATACAGTCAATATCTCACAAATTAAGCATGTCAAACAAACTCATTTAAAATTTGTGTGAACTGATGTCTCAAAAACATTGAGCATCGGTGAGAAAGCATGACTAACATGCAATGTTCTGTGCGTTTGGTGTAGCAAAATCGGAAGCAGTTTTACTAACGGCACCATTGTGCTGTTCTGGTGAAGCGGTTGTAGCGGAACCGCTGCACACATGATAACGGTTCCGCTGCAATTTGAGAGGCTCCGTCCCTGTAGGAGCTTCTCTAAGCGTTTAACGccatacttctttttttttaaaaaattaatgtggGCCAAAAGAAAGATTGTTTGGCATGTCAAATTAATGTGGGGTCAcgttaataaaaataattattttattaattaattaattaaattaattatgtttaaaattaattttaataaaattatatttattatattaatctaatattgaatttaatataaaaatcataaaatctaatattataatactttaattcaacaacttTTCTACTAACGTCAACTTTTAGTTCGCCAAACATCTCACAACATATGTCATAGCTTTAAACTCAGCTTTTccactagcattgaaaatcaattcaacCGCTCTCCCAAATGGACTTAAAATCAACTCGGACATCGACCCAGGCAAGGGACCGGGTTATTGGCTCACTAGtttaaaagtaaaagaaaaaaaaaattaactctAAGAGAGAGGCGAGAAAAATGAGGGCAAAAGTGTGTGGAACATTTTTTGTTAAATCttttgccacctagattatgacTCATTATGGACACCAATATTATGGACATAAAACATTTTTGTATCCTTAATTCAGCTGATTGTCAACTGAGTCACatgttgtttcttttctttttaaatccacttttTTCATGTatgttatttaattttcttctacGAACTTACTTAACAAGACaatgagaaaaaggaaaaagagaaaagggcACGTTACTCTGCTCCATAAATTATAGGGGTTTGTacccataagaaaaaaaattaaaaattgcatTCTAATAAGgacaacctaaaaaaaaaacctttagaaaaaaggacaaatacaactaacttatcaaaatactttctctcattcttcttcctcctttcttcttcttcgtccttCTTCCTTGCACCACCATATCGAAAGTTGGTTGTCCGGTCATCTTTTTCGAAGAACGAActatcgaaatgaagctctaggtcagcctGATCAAAGCCCAATCATCATCGATAATAGAAAATCAAggccaccatttgaaaaagaattAGATCCGGCCAATACGATCAACGTCGACGACCATCAATACCCTcaatcaactccacggaccaATGCGCATCacttttgaggttttattgctttttcgaactctttttttcatatgaaattgaaattgaatctGAATCtacagatattatatatgtttcgaATTTGTTCTGATATGTCATGTCAGGCCCCGTTGAcaacacgtgtgtgcacccacgtgtTGTCAATAAGTCATGTTCCTGGGACGGGGCGTGACAAGTTGGTATCAGAGCCTAGGTTGGCTCTGTGTAGGACCTAAGGGTTGGGTTCAATAtgattttttgtgtgtgtatggGTGAGTATTTGTGTCACGTATGATGTGTGAATGGTGTGTGTGGTATGTCCAGGCCACGTCACGACCTCCGCTGATCCGGTATGTATTCTAATCCCGTAAAGTATCGTATGTTTTGATGATATTGAACATTGATTATTTATGTTATGGTTGTAGATGGACACGCGTAGGATGTTCATTCCCTCGAGTCCCTGGATCAGGGGCGTGGATGAGGGCGTGGACGCGGGGGTGTTAGGACCCCTGGTGGTAGGCGGGGTGGTGGTCGCAGTCGAGGAGCTGGGCGGGGACGCGGTGAACAAAATATACCCGCTCCTGCGATAGTTCCTAAATTACCTACGTGGAGTAGGGTGCAACAGAGGGGAAGGCGCACTGCGGTGAGGAATTCTGAGGAGGCAGAGAATCCTGCAGTGAATGTGGCAGGTGGAGAAGGAGTGGTTCCTGAGGCTACACCAACTCAGGGGCAAGCTTTATCAACTACTCAGATAGCTTCGATGTTTGAGGCTCAAATACAAGTGATGAAAGAGATGTCGGAGGTGATGAAGAACATTACACAGGTAGTTCAGGCACGAATTAGACTGGATACTCACGGTGTGGTGGAGGGTCAGACCTCGGGGGAGGCTAACAGAATTCAACGATAAATAAGTGAGGTGGATCGACCTCGCAAATTGGAGCCTCCAAAATTTCATGGTGATATAGATGTGGCAAAAGCTCACACTTGGATCCGAGAGATGACTAGACATCTGGATACCTTAGGCATTCCGGATGAGAGATGGGGAATGGTAGCCTCGTACTTCCTGAAGGACAAGGCTTATGATTGGTGGTATGCTCTGGGGTAGAGGAAAAAGTAACTCACTTGGGCATCATTTGAGAGATTATTTTTGCAGCATTTTGTGCCAAACTCTTATCGCACGGAGAAGGCAAAGGAGTTCTTGACTTTGTTACAGAAACCGGATGAGTCAGTGGCAGACTACAGTTACAAGTTTGAGGAGTTATATGAATTTGGGAAGATGTATGCCTCGGATGAGGAGAGCAAGGCGGAGAGATTCAGGCAAGGTTTGATACCGAATGTAGGTGCACCGTTGGCTAGCATGAAGATTGTTACCTATGATGATATGCGAGAGGAGGCTTTGAAGCAGGAGCAAATTAATAAAGATTCAAAGAAATATTGGGATACTTTTAGCGGTCGATCCTTAAGTGGTAGTACTGGAAGGGCTCTTAGAGGACAGAGGCAGGGGTGGTCTAATCAGAAGAGGTAGAGGACAGACAGTCAGACTTCACAGAACATGTCTGGACAGAGCAGTGGAGGGTCCCAGGGAGGTAGAGGATCACAGCAGGGACCGAGGGTTTGTTTTCGATGTGGACAGGCGGGTCATGTTAGGCACCAGTGCACTACTTCTGGACCTGAAtgttttgagtgtggcaagataGGCCATATGCGGGTAGATTATCCTCAGAGGAGGAGAGACACACAGCAGAGATATGGGGTTTCATCGGCTGCTTCCACACCTACTACCCCTCGTGCACCGTCCGTTTCCTCAGGTGGCTCTGTTGGAAGAGGACGATCACAGACCAAGACACAGCAACAGCAGTCACAGATTCAGCCTGCATTGACTCAGGGGAGAGTATTTGCCTTAGGGCACCAGACAGGGTCGAAGCATCCAAACTTCGTTGGAGGTACTTTTcttgttttaaattgtttagtGAGAGTATTGTTTGATTCTGGTGCGACTGCATCTTTCATTACTGCATCCTTGGCAAAGTCAATAGAATTAGAAGTGTCCCCAATAAGACGAATGTTTGCGGTGACTTCCCCATTTGGGTACACTACTTCACTTGAGGGGATGGTGGAAGGAGTGGTGTGTAGATTTGGTGAAATAGAATTGACGGCGGATTTATATGTCCTCAATTTTAAAGACTTTGATGTAATTTTGGGTGTAGACTAGTTGACAAAACATAGAGCTATTATTGATTTTTGGATGCGTAAAATTACCTTGAATGTACCGGGAGGTGGGGTGATTAAATTACAGGGGTCTAAGGGAGTGCCATGCTCGCACTTCCTGGAAAATCATGCATATGCGGATTGTCTTGTAGCAAGTTTGACCACTTCGGCACCGAGTGGCGATATGGCTAAGCCGATACCGGTGGTTGAGGAATTTATGGATGTATTTTCGGAGGACTTGCCGGGGATACCACCAAGGAGAGAGATAGAGTTTACTATTGAGTTGGTTTCGGACACCAAACCAATTTCCATTGCACCTTACCGAATCGCACCGGTGGAGTTGAGGGAATTGGAGACtcaattgaaggatttggagtcaaaggggtttattagaccgagcGTCTCTCTGTGGGGTGCTCCAGTGTtgtttgtgaagaagaaagatggaacTTTGAGAATGTGTATTGATTACCGGCAACTCAATCGGGTGACTGTGAAGAATAAGTACCCATTGCCAAGaatcaatgatttgtttgatcaattacgGGGTGCAAGACACTTTTCTAAAATTGACTTGAGATCCGGTTATCACCAGTTGAGGATTAGGGAGTCAGATGTGCAGAAGACGGCTTTTCGAACACGGTATGGGCATTATGAGTTCCTTGTTACGCCTTTTGGACTCACTAATGCACCCGCTGTGTTTATGGACTTAATGCAGCTGGTACTCCATTTTTGGATCGTTTTGTGGTAgtattcattgatgatatattggtgtaTTCACCCACGGTCCAGGAGCATGAATTACATTTACGAGCAGTGTTACAAACATTACGGGAGTATGAGTTGTATGCAAAactgagcaagtgtgaattctgGGCAACGGAGGTGAAATTTCTTGGACATGTTATAACACAGGAGGGCATTGCAGTGGATACATCCAAAGTGGAGTCAGTGTCGAAGTGGGAAAGGTCGAAAAATATTACCGAAATTCGGAGTTTTTTTGGCTTGGCAGGATATTACCGACGGTTTATTTGTGATTTTTCGCGTATTGCTGCACCAATGACGCAGCTTACACGGAAAGAAACACCGTTTGAATGGTCCGAGGAGTGTAAGAAGGCATTTGAAGAGTTGAAACGGAGACTTACATCTCCACCAGTATTAGTTGTTCCGAAGAGGAATATGGGATACCAagtctattgtgatgcttctAAAATAGGCTTGGGATGTGTTTTAATGCAACAGGAGAGGGTGGTGGAGTATGGTTCACGGTTATTGAAGCAGCATGAATGGAATTATCCGGTTCATGACTTGGAATTGGCGGCGGTGGTGTTTGCACTTAAACGGTGGAGATATTACTTGTatagagagaggtttgaggtttTCTCTGATCACAAGAGCCTCAAATATCTCTTCACACAAAAGGAGTTGAATCAGAGACAGTGAAGGTGGATGGAATATCTGGAGGATTAGATTTTGCATTGAATTATCACCCGGGGAAGGCGAATGTGGTGGCCGACGCTTTGAGTAGAAAGAATATCATTGCGGCAATTTCTATGCGGGAATGGGAGTTTGTGGAGTTGATTAATTCGTTTGGGTTGGAATTGCAAGAGCGAGAGGAGAAGTTGTATTTGGGATGTGTTTCTGTTCGGCCGGCATTGATTCAAAAGGTGTTAGATGCACAAATTGGGGATGCAACATTTGATGTGATTGAGGAGGAGTCCGGATGGATTAGAGGCGGAGATGGTGGTGTGAGCTTTGAGGGTAGATTGGTGGTGCCAAATGATAAAGAGTTACGGGAGGAAATTCTACGGGAGGCACACCATTCCCGATTTGCCATGCATCCGAGGGGTAACAAGATGTATCAAGATTTGAAGCATCAGTTTTGGTGGCGTGGAATGAAAGTTGATGTGGGTAAATATGTTGCTAGGTGCCTCACTTGTCAACAGgtgaaggcggaacaccaaagACCTGCGGGGTTGTTACAACCGCTTCCGGTTGctcaatggaaatgggagaatATCACAATGGATTTTGTGACAGCGCTACCATTGACACCGAAGAGGAAGGACACCATTTGGGTGATTGTGGATCGATTGACGAAGTCGGCACATTTTCTTCCAGTTAACAAGACAGACTCACTTGAATCATTGAGTAGATTGTATGTGTGGGAAATTGTGAGGTTGCATGGAGTTCCATTGAGCATTGTGTCGGATAGAGATCCGCGGTTCACGGGACGTTTTTGGGAGAGTTTGCAAGAAGCATTAGGTACTAAATTGACTATGTCTACTTCGTTTCATCCGGAGACCGATGGACAAAGTGAGAGAACGATCCAAATACTTGAAGATATGTTGCGGGCGTGTGTTATGGATTTTGGTAAGAGTTGGGAGGATTACTTACATTTGGCTGAGTTTGTCTATAACAACTCATACCAAAGTAGTATCGGAATGGCGCCTTTTGAGGCTTTGTATGGAAGGCCGTGTCGATCACCTTCGTGTTGGGCGAAAGTTGGAGAGAAAGTGTTGTTCAGACCTGAATTTGTGAAGGAGGCCAAACTCAAGGTAGAGGAGATTAACAAGAGGTTGTTTATAGCCCAAAGCCAACAAAAATCCTATGCGGATAGAAGAAGGAGACCATTGGAGTTCTCGGTGGGTGACAAAATGTTTGTGAAAGTAAGCCCTAGGAGAGAAGTGCAACGTTTTAGCAAGCAAGGTAAGTTAGCACAAAGATATGTTGGTCCTTTTGAGATTCTAGAGAGAGTTGGGGAGGTGGCATAACGTTTGGCATTACCGCCAAAATTGTTGAATGTGcataatgtgtttcatgtttcaACACTTCAAAAGTATGAACCGGACCCTTCACATGTGTTGGATTGGGAGACATTGACGGTGGAGGATGACAGAACCTATTTTGTGCAACCGATGAGAATTCTGGATAGGCAAGATAAGGTTACGAGATCAAGCACAATACCATTGGTGAAAGTGTTATGGATGCATCATGGAACCGAGGAAGCAACTTGGGAGTTGGAATccgaaatgaagaaaaagtatCCACATCTATTCGACTTCTCAGGTATGACttaaatttcgaggacgaaatttatttaagggggaaaggatgtgaaaacccaattaaaagaaaaaaaaatatggtgaagtgtccggacacccaaacAAAGTGTCCAGACACCTCGAGTAAATTTTGAGCAGTTTTACACTttgtctcattttcttcacaaagtgtcTGGACACCCCTTGGAGCAGTCTGGACACTTATTGGGAAATTGGGTTTTAAAAACACTTTTAACGATTTCTGGGTTCATTTCTCACATATGTGACAGAGAGatagccgagagagagagaagaaggattttggtgTGAATCAAGGAGAAAGGAGCTTGAATTGAAGCTTTTGGACTTTCTAAAGCTTGGATTGCAAGATCTTCacaagattgaggtaagatttccatggatttcaagctagggtttatgggttttgtgggatttcgtgaaattagaggttttggggtaaaagcttgttgagtaatcaaagtttatgtatattgatgctagatttgagcttggCTTGAAGTGTGGAGATAGAAGGAGAAGGGATTGAGCAAGGATTTGAAGAATTGACTAAGGTAAGTGTCTTATTGTGAATGtatgtgttgaaattgatattgttggaagggAAGTGATTGTAAATGTTATAAATTAGGTTATTTGAACTTGGAAGGTTGGTGGCTAGAGTTGTGGTGAAGTTTtgctcaaacgaggtagggattttcttaacccttaatctcaaaacactattggctacccgaattgtgttaaattcattagtttccgcctttttgttcaaggggaaacaaaccttggattgtgtgctattgtgaactcaaGTTGCTATGTTGTATGTTTAATGTTGAATGTATACCCATGGACACTCggtcatctatcgagtagtcgatACTCTTGAGCACATGTTTTAATGAAATTGCGCGCAAATAaatttagttgcataacattcatgtgtgatgttgcatttgtgcatggTGAAAGTGGTGGTTTGGATTTTGGTACGTACGTTAACGTGTACTGGTGGTTCCGGAtatttggctctagtgacacggTTGATGGTACTTGTGTGAACATGCACTAGTAGTTCCGGTTTATTGGATCTAGTGGCATGGTATGGAATATTTGTGAGAGCATatgctagtggttccggttaattggctctagcgacATGGCTCGGTTGGATGTACGGATTGCATTTGTTTGACGacatggcatattgttgcatagCTTTATTTCTTATGATATTCCGGCCTTATTCCTTATTTTATGCTCCTATtcgatatccctactgagcctcctgttgggtctaaattaaccttactagcaagtgtactagtcggcgactacagcacaatgataagcaagggtcgaatccacagggacggtgttatgtctaatccaaatgtatatttgtatgtatatatggacaatgcaatcaaaagtaaagttcaactcaagattgtttggtttggtaattaaactaaaacaagcaaatagcaaagtgtttttggtattttcttagaataaagatgcaactaatgcaaatgagatgagttaacgaatatgagatgaacaccaaggctttggaatcccccttgggaaatgacttgcaatgacacaaattcacacacatatttgctaattcgggcataacgaatccgtacctaagtcggttttagcgcacttaagccaagtctccctaaaatcgattactagccatcttattggtctaggtcggatattcctaaatacattctagccatcttattggtctaaacatgcataggaattcatggagttctatggagattagaattcatacaaattgtcacctaattaaagggagacacattcataatcaagtgtttcaagaagcataatctacttgacatattattgtctaagcaaattctccaaacaatttcatccaaaaacctaaagtgttggccaaacaccacaagcatgaagaaattacaatcaaacatagaaacacaagatttatacccaaatcaactcatatatatgtaaatcaagtcataaacaaagtcatcaaacccaaggcttcaacctagccttggcaaagaggtttagttacacataatgagagaaaaacacaaaaggagagatgagaaaatcatgaataaacccaattagttgagtagatccaagttgagctgaagaatctctcctcctagctccaagaatcgccttccccctctggtttcgctccccagaaaatcagttctaggttaaaaagtgtcctgcggctcggcaagttcgcgaattaaaacatcccaaaaaactgtcttgtgcgcctaggcgcgttgtattcacgcctaggcgcaccacgcctaggcgcacgcctaggcgcaatcctaggcgtgcacaacttcaaattcacgccccaactcgctggactgggcgtgcacaagtgatactgggcgtgcacaaatattgcgcctaggcgtggaatgattccaaaatctccatacgacgtccgatttgcacgattttagcgtctacggaaagcttgagatgtctagtttccaatgccttttatttcgcttgattccgataacgtgacaaaaagttataagtatttgaacacacgaaggtcggtggacattttcttcagttcagcccttttttcatcacttttcatccaaaccgcaatcaacctatcaaaaaatacaaatcaaaacataaatacactcattatttatttaaatgaagcttaagagggggagattcctaccaaaaacaataggtattatcacacctatcaccTCCTGCTCACCGTGTTATATTTTCacctcctcaggtgatataggtactagcgtTAGTGCTCTGACTACGGATCCGCAGGGAGGAGCGTGACgcggatggcctggacttgtggtggtttgttgttttattttgtgtggtgtttggttagTCTTTGGCTTAATTGTATATTAGGATATATACAAGTATGTAATCTgtgggatgaatgatgattttggatggttAGGCTTAATGCCCTAGTATGTATGTGCGTATGAAGATTTATGATTGGGAtgatatggcctgaggccctggatGTTTAGTTTGGTGGTATGGAGATTGTTGGTTTAAATTGCTATAGTTTGTGCAGGGGGCATTCTCCGAAAtacggggaggtgctgccgaatttttgtttaaatctTATTGCTTTTAAAATTGTGAATTGAGTTGATTTGAGTCCTTGTTTTAGGTggcggcacgtgggtgcacacacgtgttgtcaataagtcacgttcctgggacggggcgtgacatgttatctgttttggaacttcagacatataacatttcattaaagacaaataacattttatcaagaaaaataacacttagcaagatagataacattatgacagatatatatcaaattaattgaaaCTAATAACAAATCACCTGCAATCTCCATATCCCAAGTCAAAgccaaaaaaccatgaaaatcaccatagaaactatcaaa of Tripterygium wilfordii isolate XIE 37 chromosome 13, ASM1340144v1, whole genome shotgun sequence contains these proteins:
- the LOC120012535 gene encoding uncharacterized protein LOC120012535, yielding MSGQSSGGSQGGRGSQQGPRVCFRCGQAGHVRHQCTTSGPECFECGKIGHMRVDYPQRRRDTQQRYGVSSAASTPTTPRAPSVSSGGSVGRGRSQTKTQQQQSQIQPALTQGRVFALGHQTGSKHPNFVGGTFLVLNCLVRVLFDSGATASFITASLAKSIELEVSPIRRMFAVTSPFGYTTSLEGMVEGVVCRFGEIELTADLYVLNFKDFDVILGVD